A window of the Streptomyces luomodiensis genome harbors these coding sequences:
- a CDS encoding response regulator transcription factor: MRVLVVEDDQEMAQAVAVGLRRAQMAVDVAYDGESGLERALLSDYDVIVLDRDLPGVHGDEICSELITSGCRSRVLMLTAAASAEDLVDGLNLGADDYLAKPFDFPVLVARIGALARRAHPAVPPVVRHGDLVVDTARRKATRAGRPLELAPKEFGVLELLLSAKGRAVSAEELLERVWDEAADPFTSAVKITISRLRAKLGDPPVIETVAKRGYRI; this comes from the coding sequence GTGCGCGTGCTCGTGGTGGAGGACGACCAGGAAATGGCGCAGGCGGTGGCGGTCGGCTTACGGCGGGCGCAGATGGCCGTCGACGTGGCGTACGACGGGGAGAGCGGTCTGGAGCGCGCTCTGCTCAGTGACTACGACGTGATCGTGCTGGACCGGGATCTGCCCGGGGTGCACGGCGACGAGATCTGTTCCGAGCTGATCACGTCGGGCTGCCGCAGCAGGGTGCTGATGCTGACCGCCGCCGCCTCGGCGGAGGATCTCGTCGACGGGCTGAATCTGGGGGCCGACGACTATCTGGCCAAGCCGTTCGACTTCCCGGTGCTGGTGGCCCGGATCGGGGCGCTGGCCCGGCGGGCGCATCCGGCCGTGCCGCCGGTGGTGCGCCACGGAGATCTCGTGGTGGACACGGCGCGCCGCAAGGCCACCCGGGCGGGCCGGCCGCTGGAGCTGGCGCCCAAGGAGTTCGGTGTGCTGGAGCTGCTGCTGTCGGCCAAGGGCCGGGCCGTCTCGGCGGAGGAGCTGCTGGAGCGGGTCTGGGACGAGGCCGCCGATCCGTTCACCAGCGCCGTGAAGATCACCATCAGCAGGCTGCGGGCCAAGCTGGGCGATCCGCCGGTGATCGAGACCGTCGCCAAGCGCGGCTACCGGATCTGA
- a CDS encoding sensor histidine kinase, translating into MSPPLPRLTGRLARPLLPRRTVRLKLTLLYGALFLLSGAALLTVTYLLVLNANGSLSGVQPAPGGGRPREGETAGPAAPVPPPQGHSGESVRDILPGPARELMELQRDAVLHDLLVQSAIALALMSMISIALGWVVAGRILRPLRTVIAAARDISATSLHRRLALEGPSDELKELGDTFDGLLGRLESSFEAQRRFVANASHELRTPLARQRTLGQLALSDPDADVASLRAAHERILAAGAQQERLIEALLTLARGNAGIEVRRPFDLGRLAQEVVTARRADAERWLVTLRCSPSAAVAAGHRPLAERLVVNLVDNALRHNEPHGWVEVAVAEGSGRAVLTVANSGPVVPPGAVDQMFQPFQRLGDPRTNRDGLGLGLSIVQAIAVAHDATLGVEARPEGGLVFTVGFPHPPAHGSGPVSHRRGAR; encoded by the coding sequence ATGTCTCCGCCGCTTCCCCGGCTCACCGGCCGGCTCGCGCGTCCGCTGCTGCCGCGGCGTACGGTCCGGCTGAAGCTGACCCTGCTGTACGGGGCGCTGTTCCTGCTCTCCGGGGCGGCGCTGCTGACGGTCACGTATCTGCTGGTGCTCAACGCCAACGGCTCCCTCTCCGGGGTCCAGCCCGCCCCGGGCGGCGGTCGTCCGCGGGAGGGCGAGACCGCCGGGCCCGCCGCGCCGGTGCCGCCGCCCCAGGGACACAGTGGGGAGAGTGTCCGCGACATCCTTCCGGGCCCGGCGCGGGAGCTCATGGAGCTTCAGCGGGACGCCGTGCTGCACGACCTCCTCGTTCAGTCCGCCATCGCGCTCGCGCTGATGTCGATGATCTCGATCGCGCTGGGCTGGGTGGTCGCCGGGCGGATACTGCGGCCGCTGCGTACGGTCATCGCCGCGGCCCGGGACATCTCGGCGACGAGTCTGCACCGGCGTCTGGCCCTCGAGGGCCCGAGCGACGAGCTCAAGGAGCTGGGCGACACGTTCGACGGTCTGCTCGGCCGGCTGGAGTCCTCGTTCGAGGCGCAGCGCCGGTTCGTCGCCAATGCCTCGCACGAGTTGCGCACCCCGCTCGCCCGGCAGCGGACGCTGGGGCAGCTCGCCCTGTCGGATCCCGACGCGGACGTGGCGTCGCTGCGCGCGGCGCATGAGCGGATTCTCGCCGCGGGCGCCCAGCAGGAGCGGCTGATCGAGGCGCTGCTCACGCTGGCCCGCGGCAACGCGGGCATCGAGGTGCGCCGGCCGTTCGACCTGGGCCGGCTCGCGCAGGAGGTCGTCACCGCGCGCCGGGCGGACGCGGAGCGGTGGCTGGTCACCCTGCGCTGCTCGCCGTCGGCCGCGGTCGCGGCGGGCCACCGGCCGCTGGCCGAGCGGCTCGTGGTCAATCTGGTGGACAACGCACTGCGGCACAACGAGCCGCACGGCTGGGTGGAGGTGGCCGTGGCGGAGGGGTCCGGCCGGGCGGTGCTGACGGTGGCCAACTCCGGTCCGGTGGTGCCGCCGGGCGCGGTGGACCAGATGTTCCAGCCGTTCCAGCGGCTCGGCGACCCCCGGACGAACCGGGACGGCCTCGGTCTGGGGCTGTCGATCGTGCAGGCCATCGCGGTCGCGCACGACGCCACCCTCGGCGTCGAGGCCCGCCCGGAGGGTGGCCTCGTCTTCACGGTCGGCTTTCCGCACCCGCCCGCTCATGGGTCCGGGCCGGTGTCCCATCGGCGAGGGGCGCGGTGA